One region of Primulina tabacum isolate GXHZ01 chromosome 1, ASM2559414v2, whole genome shotgun sequence genomic DNA includes:
- the LOC142549566 gene encoding putative UDP-arabinopyranose mutase 1, protein MTTTAPPQLKNELDIVIPTIRNLDFLEMWRPFFEPYHLIIVQDGDPSKTIKVPDGFDYELYNRNDINKILGPKASCISFKDSACRCFGYMVSKKKYIYTIDDDCFVAKDPSGKDINALEQHIKNLLSPSTPHFFNTLYDPFREGADFVRGYPFSLREGVPTAVSHGLWLNIPDYDAPTQLVKPLERNTRYVDVVLTIPKGTLFPMCGMNLGFDRDLIGPAMYFGLMGDGQPIGRYDDMWAGWCIKVICDHLGLGVKTGLPYIWHSKASNPFVNLKKEYKGIFWQEEIIPFFQSATLSKESTTVQKCYLELAKQVRKKLGEVDPYFVKLADAMETWIEAWDELNPVKAK, encoded by the exons ATGACCACCACCGCACCACCACAATTGAAGAATGAGCTCGACATCGTGATACCGACGATCCGAAACCTTGATTTCTTGGAGATGTGGAGACCATTCTTTGAGCCGTACCACTTGATCATAGTCCAAGATGGTGACCCTTCAAAGACAATCAAGGTCCCTGATGGCTTCGACTACGAACTCTACAATCGGAACGACATTAATAAGATCCTTGGCCCCAAAGCGTCCTGCATTTCCTTCAAGGATTCTGCTTGCCGTTGCTTCGGATACATGGTCTCCAAGAAGAAGTACATATACACCATTGATGATGACTGCTTT GTTGCGAAAGATCCATCTGGTAAAGACATCAACGCCCTCGAACAACACATCAAGAATTTGCTTTCCCCATCAACTCCACATTTCTTCAACACGCTGTATGATCCTTTCAGGGAGGGCGCGGATTTTGTGCGTGGGTACCCTTTCAGTCTCCGAGAGGGTGTTCCAACGGCCGTTTCTCACGGCCTCTGGTTGAACATCCCTGATTATGATGCTCCTACACAGCTTGTCAAGCCTCTCGAGAGAAACACTAG GTATGTTGATGTAGTTTTGACCATACCAAAAGGCACCCTTTTTCCAATGTGTGGCATGAACCTGGGATTTGATCGAGACCTCATCGGCCCCGCAATGTACTTCGGACTCATGGGTGATGGTCAGCCCATCGGGCGATACGACGACATGTGGGCAGGCTGGTGTATCAAG GTTATCTGTGATCATTTGGGATTGGGAGTGAAAACAGGGCTCCCTTACATATGGCACAGCAAAGCTAGCAATCCATTTGTGAATCTTAAAAAGGAGTACAAAGGAATCTTTTGGCAAGAGGAAATAATCCCATTCTTCCAATCCGCCACCCTTTCGAAGGAGTCAACCACTGTGCAGAAGTGTTACCTCGAACTTGCTAAACAGGTGAGGAAAAAGCTTGGAGAAGTAGACCCATATTTTGTGAAGCTGGCAGATGCTATGGAGACATGGATTGAAGCTTGGGATGAGCTCAACCCTGTAAAGGCCAAGTAA
- the LOC142549489 gene encoding tRNA (guanine(26)-N(2))-dimethyltransferase 1-like has protein sequence MGGAGEVIVDEREKHNGAPAVEQFDLNDFIVIKEGKAEILMHTKNQVFFNKAQVNNRDMSIAVLRTFISKHKQEHEAMISKRMKTKPKVVEEPSVEPEGITDSIPHNGKDNVKCEVSEEISQEGPCSISKNAAANHLENTRRELTPPRVLEALSASGLRALRYALEVDEIGQVVALDNDKASVEACRRNINFNGSVARSKVESQFADARVYMLTHPKEFDVVDLDPYGSPSVFLDSAVQSVADGGILMCTATDMAVLCGSNGEACYSKYGSYPLRGKYCHEMALRILLACIESHANRHKRCIVPILSVQMDFYVRVFVRIYSSASAMKNTPLKLSYVYQCTGCDSFHLQPIGRTVSKNNNVKYHPGFGPVVPQVCSDCGKKYNMGGPVWSAPIHDQEWVTSILADVNSAKDNYPAYDKISAVLTTISEELPDVPLFLSLHNLGATLKCTSPSAVLFRSAVINAGYRISGSHANPLGLKTDAPMNVIWDIMRCWVKKHPVKAQPPDQAGSIILAKEPVLQANFVRAVASLSKSQVNKVARFLPNPERHWGPKLRAGRKITSKHISLLGAEAVNGLSNHNEEDENPSKRIKTECSTPNS, from the exons ATGGGCGGCGCTGGTGAAGTAATCGTGGATGAACGGGAAAAGCATAACGGTGCCCCTGCAGTGGAGCAGTTTGATCTCAATGATTTCATCGTGATTAAAGAAGGGAAGGCTGAAATCTTAATGCACACCAAAAATCAAGTTTTTTTCAATAAAGCCCAG GTTAACAACAGAGACATGTCCATTGCGGTTTTGAGAACATTTATATCAAAACACAAACAAGAGCACGAAGCGATGATATCCAAAAGAATGAAAACTAAGCCCAAGGTTGTAGAGGAGCCTTCTGTTGAGCCAGAAGGCATTACTGATTCCATTCCTCATAATGGGAAAGATAATGTAAAGTGTGAAGTCTCTGAAGAGATTTCACAAGAGGGACCTTGCAGCATCTCCAAAAATGCGGCTGCTAATCACCTGGAGAACACTCGGAGAGAATTGACGCCACCGCGAGTTCTTGag GCATTGTCGGCCTCTGGACTTAGAGCTTTGAGATATGCTCTTGAAGTTGATGAAATTGGTCAAGTTGTAGCCCTGGACAATGATAAAG CATCTGTGGAAGCTTGCAGGAGAAATATAAACTTTAATGGTTCAGTAGCACGCTCGAAGGTGGAATCCCAGTTTGCTGATGCTCGAGTTTACATGCTTACCCATCCAAAAGAATTTGATGTG GTTGATCTTGACCCTTATGGTTCACCATCTGTCTTCCTAGACTCTGCTGTCCAATCGGTTGCAGATGGAGGGATATTGATGTGCACAGCAACTGATATGGCTGTGCTGTGTGGGAGCAATGGTGAGGCATGCTACTCCAA ATATGGCTCTTACCCGCTGAGAGGAAAATACTGCCATGAAATGGCTTTGAGGATTCTTCTTGCATGTATTGAG AGCCATGCAAACCGTCACAAGAGATGCATTGTTCCCATATTATCTGTTCAAATGGATTTTTATGTACGAGTTTTTGTTCGAATATACAG ttcagcaagtgcgatgAAGAACACTCCGTTGAAGCTCTCATATGTTTATCAGTGCACTGGTTGTGATTCTTTTCATCTCCAGCCAATTGGAAGGACTGTCTCGAAG AATAACAATGTGAAATACCATCCTGGATTTGGTCCTGTTGTTCCCCAAGTGTGCAGCGACTGCGGCAAGAAATACAACATGGGCGGGCCTGTATGGTCTGCTCCAATCCATGATCAGGAATGGGTAACTTCAATTTTGGCGGATGTTAATTCCGCGAAAGATAATTATCCTGCTTATGATAAGATTTCAGCTGTATTGACTACTATTTCAGAG GAATTGCCTGATGTCCCTCTGTTTCTGAGTTTGCACAATCTCGGTGCAACATTAAAATGCACATCTCCTTCAGCGGTTTTATTTCGTTCCGCGGTGATCAATGCAGGGTATCGTATATCTGGAAGTCATGCCAATCCCTTGGGATTAAAAACAGATGCTCCCATGAATGTGATTTGGGACATTATGCGCTGCTGG GTCAAGAAGCATCCTGTGAAAGCTCAGCCACCTGATCAGGCCGGAAGCATAATCCTTGCCAAGGAACCTGTTTTGCAG GCTAATTTTGTACGAGCTGTTGCTTCCCTTAGCAAGTCTCAGGTGAACAAAGTTGCTAGATTTCTTCCAAATCCTGAGCGACATTGGGGTCCTAAGCTCAGGGCCGGTCGTAAGATTACTAGCAAACACATATCTCTTCTTGGTGCAGAAGCAGTCAACGGACTAAGTAATCATAACGAAGAAGACGAGAACCCAAGCAAGCGTATCAAGACTGAATGCTCTACCCCtaattcatga
- the LOC142515561 gene encoding uncharacterized protein LOC142515561, whose protein sequence is MSLFWPLIFLGLAFHINCSESKNQKKLPSAVLVGTVYCDTCFHQDFLKASHVMEGATVAVECMNTRSSPSFRQEVKTDNHGEFKVDLPFSVSKHVKKIKGCSVKLISSNEPYCAVAATATSTSLNLKSKKEGVHIFSAGFFTFKPLNQPQVCDQKLRIGNFKKQSVDGGKSSMVSNANDPAFLQPVQDPLYNPPVLGHLQPLPLLPWLPPLPQLPQLPPLPGIPYLPPVPGIETAIKPPKLSDEEINLPATSKIPLIPNPFNPPNIFPPNPLRPPSLLPSVVPSPPASIFPPVFPSPPTTIFPPVFPAPPSPPFFKLPPISGFTPSAPPLPPPFTSLSLRFPSSQRLGFPECRLL, encoded by the exons ATGTCTTTGTTTTGGCCACTGATTTTTCTTGGTTTAGCTTTTCATATCAACTGCTCAGAATCCAAGAATCAGAAGAAGCTTCCATCTGCAGTTCTTGTAGGAACTGTGTACTGTGATACATGCTTCCACCAGGATTTCCTCAAAGCCAGCCACGTTATGGAAG GTGCAACTGTTGCGGTTGAATGCATGAACACGAGATCAAGTCCGAGTTTTCGGCAAGAAGTGAAGACAGATAATCATGGAGAATTCAAAGTTGATCTCCCTTTCTCTGTAAGCAAACATGTCAAGAAAATCAAGGGCTGTTCGGTGAAGCTAATCAGCAGCAATGAACCCTACTGTGCTGTGGCTGCAACCGCAACTTCTACATCGTTGAACCTTAAATCAAAAAAAGAAGGCGTGCACATTTTCTCTGCAGGATTTTTCACGTTCAAGCCTTTGAATCAGCCACAGGTTTGCGATCAGAAGCTGAGAATCGGGAATTTCAAGAAACAAAGTGTTGATGGTGGCAAATCTTCGATGGTTTCGAACGCTAATGACCCCGCATTTTTGCAACCAGTTCAAGATCCGCTGTATAATCCACCTGTTTTAGGCCATCTCCAGCCGCTTCCGCTGCTTCCATGGCTTCCACCGCTGCCGCAGCTTCCCCAACTGCCGCCACTCCCCGGAATTCCATATTTACCACCCGTACCTGGTATAGAAACTGCAATAAAGCCACCCAAATTATCTGATGAAGAGATAAATCTGCCTGCAACTTCCAAAATCCCGTTGATACCAAATCCGTTCAACCCACCGAATATATTTCCTCCAAACCCTCTTCGACCGCCATCTTTACTTCCTTCAGTTGTTCCTTCGCCACCTGCGTCGATTTTTCCGCCTGTATTTCCTTCCCCGCCAACTACTATTTTCCCTCCAGTTTTCCCTGCGCCACCTTCACCCCCGTTTTTTAAGCTGCCGCCAATATCTGGTTTTACTCCATCAGCTCCGCCACTGCCGCCACCTTTCACATCTCTTTCCCTCCGTTTCCCTTCCAGCCAACGCCTGGGTTTCCCGGAGTGCCGCCTGCTGTAG
- the LOC142549639 gene encoding rhamnogalacturonan I rhamnosyltransferase 1-like: protein MCKVEDNDENGKKKGGHWDINMKFLGGEKVKDAKFFGVSHCRMKLWIIRLITTLLLWTCIIQLVAIGEVWGPRLLKSWPSCSSSHDMSLSTNMSFVQPKVHYSPKRVYNNNGYLIVSCNGGLNQMRAAICDMVSIARYLNVTLIVPELDKTSFWADTSSFQDIFDVDHFIASLRDEVRILKELPPRLKQRNELGMFYELPPVSWSNISYYQSQILPLLKKYKVVRLNRTDARLANNGLPLEIQRLRCRVNFSSLKFTAQIEELGRKIVRMLRQNGHFLVLHLRYEMDMLSFSGCTRGCDAEEVNELTAMRYNNPLWKEKAIDPELKRKEGLCPLTPEETALILTALGIDGNIQIYIAAGEIYGGERRLRSMVKAFPNMVKKETLLEPSDLMFFRNHSSQMAALDYLVSLESDIFVPTYDGNMAKVVEGHRRFLDFKKTILLNRRVLVDLIDQYNIGLLSWDEFSSSVKLSHENRVGRPEKRVVIFEKPKEEYYFYANPHECLMID from the exons ATGTGTAAAGTGGAGGATAACGATGAGAATGGAAAAAAGAAAGGTGGACATTGGGATATAAACATGAAGTTTTTAGGTGGAGAGAAAGTGAAAGATGCCAAGTTTTTTGGGGTGTCTCATTGTAGAATGAAGCTCTGGATTATAAGGCTAATCACTACATTATTGCTGTGGACATGTATCATTCAATTGGTGGCGATAGGAGAAGTTTGGGGGCCAAGGTTATTGAAAAGCTGGCCTTCTTGTTCCAGTTCCCATGATATGAGCTTATCGACCAATATGTCGTTCGTTCAACCTAAAGTTCATTATTCTCCAAAGA GGGTGTACAACAACAATGGATATCTTATTGTTTCTTGCAATGGAGGCCTTAACCAAATGCGAGCCGCT ATATGTGATATGGTCTCTATTGCAAGATACCTTAACGTCACACTTATTGTCCCAGAATTGGATAAAACCTCATTTTGGGCGGATACGAG TTCTTTCCAGGACATATTTGATGTTGATCATTTCATTGCATCTTTGAGGGATGAAGTTCGGATACTTAAAGAGCTTCCCCCTAGGCTTAAACAAAGAAATGAACTGGGAATGTTCTATGAGTTACCACCTGTTAGTTGGTCGAACATTTCTTACTACCAGTCTCAG ATTCTCCCTCTTCTTAAGAAGTATAAAGTTGTTCGCTTGAATAGAACGGATGCTCGGCTCGCTAATAATGGGTTACCACTAGAGATTCAGAGGCTAAGGTGTCGGGTGAATTTTAGTTCTTTGAAGTTCACTGCCCAGATAGAAGAATTGGGCCGAAAAATCGTGAGGATGCtgaggcaaaatggtcatttcttgGTTCTCCATCTTAGATACGAGATGGATATGCTGTCTTTTTCTGGATGTACTCGAGGCTGTGACGCTGAGGAAGTGAATGAGCTAACTGCAATGAG ATATAATAACCCCTTATGGAAGGAGAAAGCCATAGATCCCGAACTTAAAAGGAAGGAAGGTCTATGCCCTTTGACACCGGAAGAAACTGCTCTGATACTAACTGCACTAGGTATTGATGGTaacattcaaatatatattgCTGCTGGAGAAATTTATGGTGGAGAAAGGAGGTTGAGAAGTATGGTCAAGGCATTTCCTAACATG GTAAAAAAGGAGACATTGCTGGAACCCTCCGACTTAATGTTTTTCCGGAACCATTCATCTCAAATGGCAGCTTTGGATTATCTAGTCTCGTTGGAGAGTGATATATTTGTACCGACGTATGATGGAAATATGGCTAAAGTTGTAGAAGGACATCGCAG GTTTCTTGATTTTAAGAAGACCATTCTACTAAACCGGCGAGTTTTGGTTGATCTGATCGATCAATACAACATCGGACTATTGAGCTGGGACGAATTCTCATCTTCCGTGAAACTATCCCATGAAAACCGAGTGGGACGACCAGAGAAGCGTGTCGTCATTTTTGAGAAGCCAAAAGAAGAATACTACTTCTATGCCAATCCACATGAATGTCTTATGATCGATTAG